The proteins below come from a single Terriglobia bacterium genomic window:
- a CDS encoding MoxR family ATPase: MSPHTIQSPAARAAALQAALRTIIRGQDEVIRLALVTLFARGHLLIEGVPGVGKTTLAQALSRALDCAFQRIQFTSDMLPSDVLGISMYSAVEQRFEFKRGPVFTNVLLADEINRTTPKTQSALLEAMNESHVTVDGHSYSLPQPFLVMATQNPVEHHGTYPLPESQMDRFLMRVHMGYPSGESEREILRSEAGAAQLDSVRPVLSAADVIGIQDEVTRVRVDDSLVEYALAMVNRTRESAYLSLGVSPRGGIMLYRAAQGMAFLDSRTFATPDDFKTLAVHVFAHRVVVSGRYSSTLKKSQQGEEILREIVDGVPVPV, encoded by the coding sequence ATGTCTCCCCACACCATCCAAAGCCCGGCGGCCCGCGCGGCCGCGTTGCAGGCGGCGCTGCGCACCATCATCCGCGGCCAGGACGAGGTCATCCGTCTCGCCCTGGTGACGCTGTTTGCACGCGGCCACCTGCTCATCGAAGGCGTGCCCGGGGTCGGCAAGACCACGCTGGCGCAAGCGCTGTCGCGCGCCCTGGACTGCGCCTTTCAGCGTATCCAGTTCACCAGCGACATGCTGCCCAGCGACGTGCTCGGCATCTCCATGTACTCCGCCGTCGAACAGCGCTTCGAATTCAAGCGTGGGCCGGTGTTTACCAACGTCCTGCTCGCCGACGAAATCAACCGCACCACGCCCAAAACCCAGTCCGCGCTGCTGGAGGCGATGAACGAATCGCATGTCACCGTGGACGGCCACTCCTATTCCCTGCCGCAGCCCTTCCTGGTGATGGCCACCCAGAACCCGGTCGAGCATCACGGCACCTACCCGCTGCCCGAATCGCAGATGGACCGCTTCCTGATGCGCGTGCACATGGGCTACCCCTCGGGTGAAAGCGAGCGCGAGATCCTGCGTTCCGAGGCGGGCGCGGCCCAGCTCGACAGCGTGCGCCCGGTGCTGAGCGCCGCCGACGTGATCGGCATCCAGGATGAGGTCACGCGCGTCCGCGTGGACGATTCGCTGGTGGAGTACGCCTTGGCGATGGTGAATCGCACACGCGAATCGGCGTATCTTTCCCTCGGGGTCTCGCCCCGCGGCGGCATCATGCTCTATCGCGCCGCGCAGGGCATGGCCTTCCTCGACAGCCGCACCTTCGCCACCCCGGACGACTTCAAGACGCTGGCGGTGCACGTCTTCGCGCACCGCGTCGTGGTCAGCGGACGCTATTCGTCTACCTTGAAAAAATCGCAGCAGGGGGAAGAGATCCTGCGCGAGATCGTGGACGGCGTCCCGGTGCCGGTGTAG